The Jiangella sp. DSM 45060 genome contains the following window.
CGACGCCCCAAGTGGAAGAGCCGGCGGAAGAGCCGACGGGCGGGCCCACGGAGACGCCGGGCGACCTGCCGACGGAAGAGCCCACCGGCACCGCGACGCCGTAAGGGCGCCGTCACACCGGGCGCCGGTTCCGCGCACCGGTTTATGCAACGGATCGCTTGCACAAGCGATCCGTTGAACCTAGGCTCGGCGGCATGTCTACCGCCATCGACGACGACCTCGACGCCGCCTTCGCCGCCCTCGGCGACCCCACCCGCCGGGCCATCGTCGCCCGGCTGGCCCGCGGCGAGGCGACGGTCACCGAGCTGGCCGAGCCGTTCGACCTCACCCACCAGGCCGTCTCCCGCCACGTCGGCATCCTGCGGCGCTGCGGACTGATCCAGCAGCGGGTCGACGGGCAGCGGCGGCCGTGCACGCTGCAGGCCGAGCGGCTGCAGGAGCTGGCCGGCTGGATCGCCGAGCAGCAGCGCGAGTGGGCGTCGCGGCTCGACCGGCTCGAGGACCACCTGGCCCGGGTGCGGCAACCGTGACGACGCATGCCCGCCTCGACGGCGACCAGCTGATCGCCACCCGCCACCTCGACGCCGAACCGGCGCTGGTGTGGGCCGCGTTCACCACGCCGGAGCACCTGGCCGCGTTCTGGGGCGGCGACCACGCCACCGTCCCGCCCGGATCGGTCACCGTCGACCTGCGCGCCGGCGGCTGGTTCGAGCTGGAGACCCGCGGCCCCGACGGCTCCGGCCGCCGGCTGCGGTTCCGCTACGACGTCGTCGAGCCGCCGCAGCTGCTGGTGCTGACCGAGCCGCACAGCGGCATCACGACCGAGATCCGTCTCACGCCGTCCGGCGCCGGCACCACCGTCGTCGTGCACCAGCGGCGGCTGCCACCGGAGCTGCGCACCGAGCAGGCCCGCGCCGGGCTGGCCGGCATCCTCGACCGCCTCGCCACCGTCCTGACCCACCCAGGGAGCACCCGATGACCACCCGAGAGCAGCTCGTCCACCGCTACATGGACGGCTTCCGCCGCAGCGACCACGTGTCGATCCTCGCCTGCCTCACCGACGACGTCGTCTGGCACGTGCACGGCTGGCGCACCACGCACGGCAAGGCGGAGTTCGACGACGAGATCGAGAACCCGGCGTTCGAGGGCAGCCCCACGCTGACCGTCGAGCGGACGGTCGACGCCGGCGACGTCGTGGTCGTGACCGGCACCGGCACCGGACGGCACCGCGAGCACGGCCCGTTCCGGTTCGTCTACAGCGATCTCTTCACGTTCCGCGACGACCTGATCGCCCAGGTCGACTCCTACGTCGTGCCCGTGAACTAGGCCTCGAGCTTGTAGCCGAGGCCGCGCACCGTCAGCAGGTAGGTCGGCGCCGCCGGGTCGGGCTCGATCTTCGCCCGCAGCCGCTTCACGTGCACGTCCAGCGTCTTGGTGTCGCCCACGTAGTCGGCGCCCCAGATGCGGTCGATCAGCTGGGCCCGGGTGAGCACCCGCCCGGCGTTGCGCAGCAGCAGCTCGAGCAGTTCGAACTCCTTCAGCGGCAGCCGGACGGAGCTGCCGTTGACGGTGACGACGTGGCGGTCGACGTCCATGCGAACCGGGCCGGCGCCCAGGATCGCCTGGCTGGCCTCGGTGGGCTCGGTGCCGCGGCGCAGCACCGCCCGGATGCGCGCGACCAGCTCGCGCGAGGAGAACGGCTTGGTGACGTAGTCGTCGGCGCCCAGCTCGAGGCCGACGACCTTGTCGACCTCGGAGTCCTTGGCGGTCAGCATGATGACCGGGACGTTCGAGCGCTGCCGCAGCTGGCGGCACACCTCGGTCCCGGACAGGCCCGGCAGCATGAGGTCGAGCAGGACCAGGTCGGCCCCGCCCCGGTCGAACTCGTCGAGGGCGTCGTCGCCGGTCACGGAGACGGCGACCTCGAACCCCTCCTTCCGGAGCATGTACGACAGGGCGTCGCTGAACGAATCCTCATCCTCGACGACGAGCACGCGGGTCACGGCGTCTCCTTACCAACTGGCGTCTCGAACGCGGACGGTTGCCCGGTTCGGTGCGGGTGCAGCGGCAGTCGCAGGGTGAAGGTGGACCCTGCTCCCTGCACGCTCCACACGCCTACCTCGCCGCCGTGGCTGGCGGCGATGTGCTTGACGATGGACAGTCCCAGGCCGGTGCCCCCGGTGGCTCTGGAACGGGCCGGATCGACGCGATAGAACCGCTCGAAGATGCGGTCCAGCTCGCTCTCGGCGATGCCGAACCCCTGGTCGGTGACGCTGACCTCGACGAGGTCGTCGCGGCGGCGGACACCGACCGCGACCCGGGTGTTGGGCGGGCTGTAGTTCACCGCGTTCTCGACCAGGTTGCCCAGCGCGATGACCAGCTGCTCGACGTTGCCCAGCACCTGCAGCCCCGGCGTGCCGCCGGAGGTGAGCCGGATCTTGTTCTTCTCGGCCTCGACCCGGCTCCGGTCGAGGGCCGCCTCGACGACGCTGTCGACGTCGACCGACTGGGGCGACGCGACGGGGTCGTCGTACTGCAGCCGGGAGAGGTCGATGATCTCCTGCACCAGCCGGGTGAGCCGGGCGCCCTCACGCTGCATGCGCTCGGCGAAGCGCTGCACGGCCTCGGGGTCGTCCTTGGCGTCCTCGACCGCCTCGGCGAGCAGCAGCAGCGCGCCGACGGGCGTCTTCAGCTCGTGCGACACGTTGGCGACGAAGTCGCGGCGGACCTCGTCGACCCGGATCTCGTGGGTGCGGTCCTCGACCAGCGCCAGCAGGAGCTTGCTGTTGAGCGGCGCGACGCGCGCCGACACGTACAGCGTCTGGGTGGTGTCGCGCGAGCGCGGGATCTCCAGCTGCACCTCGCGGATCTGGCCGTCGCGGCGGACCCGCTCGGTCAGCTCGACCAGCTCGGGCACGGCCACGCGATCGTGGCGGACCAGCCCGAACGCGTACGCCGACGGGCTGGCCTTCACGACGTCGAGCGCGCTGTCGAGAACGATGGCGCTGGAGCGCAGCACCGACAGCACCTCGTCGACGCCCTCGGGGACGCGGGAGGTACGCGGCGGCTCAGGCGGGTGCTGCGCACGCTCGCTGGCCTTGAACGCCAAACCCGCCGCGAGGCCGACCGCTGCGCCGACACACGCGGCCAGCGCTCCGGCTGTCACGGCATCCACATCCACCGATGGTATGTGCCACAGCGGAGTTCATCTCCACTTCAAGACACTTCACGCCGCAGTTTCGGTCCCTTGTTCACCGAGACTTCGCGGCCCATTCACCTGGCCGCCCTGGGCGTCCACCTCGTGCACCTAGGCTGATCAGACAGGAGCAACCTGCCTACCCACAGGATGACAGGGATGACGAAGCCAATGCGCGAGGCGTACCACGAGCAGCTCGACGAGGTCAACGGCCGGCTGATCGGGATGATCCGCAAGACCGGTGAGCTCATGGGGCTGGCCACCAAGGCGCTGCTCGAGGCCGACCTCGACGCCGCCGAGCAGGCCATGGCGTCCGATTCCAGCATCAACCGCGACCAGCTCGAGATCGACGAACAGGTCCTGGAGCTGATGGCCACCCAGGGCCCGGTCGCGTCCGAGCTGCGCATCGTCACGTCCGCCCTGCGCAGCACGTCCGACGCCGAGCGCATGGGCGACCTCGCCGTCCACGTCGCCAAGGTCGCGCGCATGCGCTACCCCGACCACGCCGTGCCCGAGGAGCTGCGGGCCACCTTCGCCGCCATGGGCAAGGCCGCCTGCGAGATGTCGACCAAGGCCACCGAGGTGCTGCGCACCCGCGACCTCGACGCCGCCGCGGAGCTGGCGCAGGACGACAACGAGATGGACCATCTGCACCGCTCGCTGTTCCACGAGATCCTCGACGACGACTGGAACCGCGGCGTCGAGGCGGCCATCGACATCGCGCTGCTGGGCCGCTACTACGAGCGCTTCGCCGACCACGCCGTGCACATCGCCACGAACGTCCGCTACCTCGTCACCGGCGAGATCGAGTGGGCCGACAGCGGCGCCGGCCACTGACCTCCGGCGTCTAGGAGGTCAGGGCGTCGCGGAGCCACTGCTCGACCCCGGCGACGTGGACGGTGGCCCAGGAGCGGGCGACGTCGGGTTGGCGCGACCGGATGGCCTGGACGATGGCCCGGTGCTCGGCGAGCGTGCGGGCCACCGCGTCCTCCTGGGTCAGGCCACGCCAGACCCGGGCCCGGTGGGTGGGCCCGGACAGGCTCTCGACCAGCGAGCACAGCACCGGGTTGCCGGAGCCCTCGGCGATCAGCCGGTGGAACTCCAGATCGCTCGCGACCAGCTCCTCGACGCCGGTGGCGGGGTCGAGCGGCGCCATGATCTCGTCGAGCTTCGCGATGGCGTCGTCGCTCATGCGCACCGCCGCCATGGCCGCGGCGGCCGGCTCGATGACGCGGCGCACCTCGAGGAAGTGCAGCACGGTGTCGTCGCGGTGGAAGTCGACGACGAACGCCATGGCGTCGAGCAGCAGGTGGGGCGACAGGCTCGTGACGTAGGTGCCGTCGCCCTGCCGCACGTCGAGCACGTGGATCAGCGACAGCGCGCGCACCGCCTCGCGCAGCGAACTGCGCGACAGGCCGAGCCGCTCGGCGAGGTCGGCTTCGCGCGGCAGCCGGTCACCGGGGCTCAGCTCCCCGCTGACGATCATCTGCTTGATCTTCTCGATGGCGACGTCTGTCACTGCCATGCCGACACGTTCCCCCTTGACACCTGGTCGGACTATACGCGGCAGAAGGGCGCCACCAGGACCTGCCTGGTGACGCCCTTCGGACGGGTGGGTGACGGGGTCAGCGGCCCTGGTTCTTGACCGCCTCGATGGCCGCCGCGGCGGCGTCGGGGTCGAGGTACTCGCCGCCCGCGGTGACCGGGCGCAACGACTCGTCCAGGTCGTACACCAGCGGCACGCCGGTGGGGATGTTCAGCCCGGCGATGGCGTCGTCGGAGATGCCGTCGAGGTGCTTGACCAGCGCGCGCAGCGAGTTGCCGTGCGCGACGACGGCGACCGTCTGGCCGCGGCGGAGGTCGGGCACGATGGCGTCGTACCAGTACGGCAGGAACCGCTCGAGCACGTCCTTCAGGCACTCGGTGGCCGGCAGCAGCTCGGGCGGGAGGTCGGCGTAGCGCGGCTCACCGGTCTGCGCGAACTCGTCGCCCGGGTCGATGGCCGGCGGCGGGGTGTCGTAGGAGCGCCGCCAGAGCATGAACTGCTCCTCGCCGAACTCGGCCAGCGTCTGCTTCTTGTCCTTGCCCTGCAGCGCGCCGTAGTGGCGCTCGTTCAGTCGCCAGTGCCGGCGCACCGGGATCCAGTGCCGGTCGGCGACGTCGAGGGTGATGTTGGCGGTGCGGATGGCCCTGCGCAGCACGCTGGTGTGCAGGACGTCGGGCAGGACGTCGCGCGCCTTCAGCAGCTCGCCGCCGCGCCGGGCCTCGGCCTCGCCCTTCGCGGTGAGGTCGACGTCGACCCAGCCGGTGAACAGGTTCTTCGCGTTCCACTCGCTCTCGCCGTGACGGAGCAGCACCAGGCGATACGTCATGGGCGTCAGCTTACGGGGCGGGCCTGAGGTGCTCGAACGCGGCCAGGTTGCGCGTTGACTCGCCGCGCGCCAGCCGCCACTCCCATTCGCGCCGGATGGACGACGCGAAGCCCAGCTCGAGGATGGTGTTGAAGGAGGAGTCGGCGGTGCCGAGCACGATGCCGAGCAGGCGGTCGACCTCGTCGGCGGTGACGGCGTGCAGCGGCAGCCGGCCGACGAGGTACACGTCGCCGGCGTGGTCGACGGCGAACGCGATGCCGGACAGCCGAGCGTTGCGCTCGAGCAGCCAGCGGTAGACGCCCTCGTGGTTCTCGTCGGGCCTGCGGGCGACGAACGCGTTGACGACCAGGCTGTGGTCGCGGACGGCGAGACTGCAGGACGTCTTCAGCTTGCGCTCGCCGGGCAGTTCGACGGCGAACTCGCCGGGCGCGGGCTCGTCCCACGGCTGCCCGGAGTCGCGCAGATAGGCGCGGACGACCGCGGCGGGACCGTCGTCGGTCGTCATGCCGTCATCACCTGCCGGTGCCGCATCGCTCGGGCGTAGACGTCGAGCATACGGGCCGCGGTGGCGTCCCAGCCGAACTCCGCCGCGTGTGCGACGGCGCCGATGCTCATCCGGCGCAGGCGGTCCGGGTCGCCGATCAGCCCGGCGAACGCGTCGGCCCAGTCGGCCGGGTCGTGGCCGTCGACCAGCAGCCCGGACACGTCGTGGGCGACGGCGGTGCGCAGCCCGCCCACCGCGGCCGCGACGACCGGCGTGCCGCAGGCCTGCGCCTCCAGCGCGACCAGCCCGAACGACTCGCTGTAGGACGGGACCGCGGTGACGTCGGCGGCGCGATACCAGTCCGCCAGCTCGCGCTGACCGACCGGCGGCTCGAACCGCACCACGTCGGCGACGTCGAGCCGGTCGGCCAGCCGGGTCAGCGCGTGCGGCTCGGC
Protein-coding sequences here:
- the phoU gene encoding phosphate signaling complex protein PhoU, with translation MTKPMREAYHEQLDEVNGRLIGMIRKTGELMGLATKALLEADLDAAEQAMASDSSINRDQLEIDEQVLELMATQGPVASELRIVTSALRSTSDAERMGDLAVHVAKVARMRYPDHAVPEELRATFAAMGKAACEMSTKATEVLRTRDLDAAAELAQDDNEMDHLHRSLFHEILDDDWNRGVEAAIDIALLGRYYERFADHAVHIATNVRYLVTGEIEWADSGAGH
- a CDS encoding helix-turn-helix transcriptional regulator codes for the protein MSTAIDDDLDAAFAALGDPTRRAIVARLARGEATVTELAEPFDLTHQAVSRHVGILRRCGLIQQRVDGQRRPCTLQAERLQELAGWIAEQQREWASRLDRLEDHLARVRQP
- a CDS encoding YbjN domain-containing protein translates to MTTDDGPAAVVRAYLRDSGQPWDEPAPGEFAVELPGERKLKTSCSLAVRDHSLVVNAFVARRPDENHEGVYRWLLERNARLSGIAFAVDHAGDVYLVGRLPLHAVTADEVDRLLGIVLGTADSSFNTILELGFASSIRREWEWRLARGESTRNLAAFEHLRPAP
- a CDS encoding nuclear transport factor 2 family protein, producing the protein MTTREQLVHRYMDGFRRSDHVSILACLTDDVVWHVHGWRTTHGKAEFDDEIENPAFEGSPTLTVERTVDAGDVVVVTGTGTGRHREHGPFRFVYSDLFTFRDDLIAQVDSYVVPVN
- a CDS encoding FadR/GntR family transcriptional regulator, whose protein sequence is MAVTDVAIEKIKQMIVSGELSPGDRLPREADLAERLGLSRSSLREAVRALSLIHVLDVRQGDGTYVTSLSPHLLLDAMAFVVDFHRDDTVLHFLEVRRVIEPAAAAMAAVRMSDDAIAKLDEIMAPLDPATGVEELVASDLEFHRLIAEGSGNPVLCSLVESLSGPTHRARVWRGLTQEDAVARTLAEHRAIVQAIRSRQPDVARSWATVHVAGVEQWLRDALTS
- a CDS encoding ATP-binding protein translates to MDVDAVTAGALAACVGAAVGLAAGLAFKASERAQHPPEPPRTSRVPEGVDEVLSVLRSSAIVLDSALDVVKASPSAYAFGLVRHDRVAVPELVELTERVRRDGQIREVQLEIPRSRDTTQTLYVSARVAPLNSKLLLALVEDRTHEIRVDEVRRDFVANVSHELKTPVGALLLLAEAVEDAKDDPEAVQRFAERMQREGARLTRLVQEIIDLSRLQYDDPVASPQSVDVDSVVEAALDRSRVEAEKNKIRLTSGGTPGLQVLGNVEQLVIALGNLVENAVNYSPPNTRVAVGVRRRDDLVEVSVTDQGFGIAESELDRIFERFYRVDPARSRATGGTGLGLSIVKHIAASHGGEVGVWSVQGAGSTFTLRLPLHPHRTGQPSAFETPVGKETP
- a CDS encoding response regulator transcription factor, which translates into the protein MTRVLVVEDEDSFSDALSYMLRKEGFEVAVSVTGDDALDEFDRGGADLVLLDLMLPGLSGTEVCRQLRQRSNVPVIMLTAKDSEVDKVVGLELGADDYVTKPFSSRELVARIRAVLRRGTEPTEASQAILGAGPVRMDVDRHVVTVNGSSVRLPLKEFELLELLLRNAGRVLTRAQLIDRIWGADYVGDTKTLDVHVKRLRAKIEPDPAAPTYLLTVRGLGYKLEA
- a CDS encoding phosphoglyceromutase; translation: MTYRLVLLRHGESEWNAKNLFTGWVDVDLTAKGEAEARRGGELLKARDVLPDVLHTSVLRRAIRTANITLDVADRHWIPVRRHWRLNERHYGALQGKDKKQTLAEFGEEQFMLWRRSYDTPPPAIDPGDEFAQTGEPRYADLPPELLPATECLKDVLERFLPYWYDAIVPDLRRGQTVAVVAHGNSLRALVKHLDGISDDAIAGLNIPTGVPLVYDLDESLRPVTAGGEYLDPDAAAAAIEAVKNQGR
- a CDS encoding SRPBCC domain-containing protein, encoding MTTHARLDGDQLIATRHLDAEPALVWAAFTTPEHLAAFWGGDHATVPPGSVTVDLRAGGWFELETRGPDGSGRRLRFRYDVVEPPQLLVLTEPHSGITTEIRLTPSGAGTTVVVHQRRLPPELRTEQARAGLAGILDRLATVLTHPGSTR